The following coding sequences are from one Carassius gibelio isolate Cgi1373 ecotype wild population from Czech Republic chromosome B7, carGib1.2-hapl.c, whole genome shotgun sequence window:
- the LOC127961459 gene encoding gamma-butyrobetaine dioxygenase-like, producing MLSYLTRWMSRGAFQALKGTSSRPQLVKTPHIGNQTLAAAPLPFTGGSPGVRQARALGQERLLQIDWDDGSCSLYPFTWLRDNCQCPHCTLQSAQARSLQFSNLDVHTGMDQVQLMDNKVSITWPDQHSSEFDPDWLKKRCFSSEARQALQEELFLNEREYWDSSLQIPTADFEEVLHDDKAALTWLEALRRIGIVYLRGAPAEQGQVARLSQRIGYLRLTFYGHTWQVQDKPMANNVAYTSGELSLHTDYPALHHPPGVQFLHCVRQADQGGESEVVDGFHMAEQLRREDPEAFNILSSLRVDFTDSGADYCAFSVQSKNHIIDVDSEGRVTRINYNNATRDSVLDMPVHQVQPFYSSLKAFVELLSRPENVFTYRMEPGDLVTFDNWRLLHGRKSYLSRGQNSRHLEGAYLDWDEVMSRLRILRKAVRGDS from the exons ATGTTGTCCTATCTCACTCGCTGGATGTCCAGAGGTGCTTTCCAGGCACTGAAGGGGACAAGCAGTCGGCCTCAACTGGTCAAGACACCTCATATTGGGAATCAGACTCTGGCAGCAGCTCCTCTGCCCTTCACTGGGGGGAGTCCAGGAGTAAGGCAGGCCCGGGCACTGGGCCAGGAGAGACTGCTGCAGATTGATTGGGATGATGGGAGTTGTAGTTTGTATCCATTCACCTGGTTAAGGGATAACTGCCAGTGTCCTCACTGCACGCTGCAGTCCGCACAAGCACGCAGTCTGCAGTTCTCAAATCTGGACGTGCACACCGGAATGGACCAAGTACAGCTCATGGACAATAAG GTGTCCATTACCTGGCCTGATCAGCACAGTAGTGAGTTTGATCCTGACTGGCTGAAGAAACGCTGTTTTTCCTCTGAGGCAAGACAGGCTCTGCAGGAGGAGCTCTTCCTTAATG AGCGTGAATATTGGGATTCAAGTCTGCAGATCCCTACAGCTGACTTTGAGGAAGTGCTACACGATGACAAGGCTGCCCTGACCTGGCTAGAGGCTCTGAGACGCATTGGCATTGTCTACCTGAGGGGGGCGCCGGCAGAGCAGGGCCAGGTGGCCAGACTGAGTCAGAGGATTGGCTATCTACGCCTCACCTTTTACGG ACACACATGGCAAGTGCAGGACAAGCCCATGGCTAACAATGTTGCCTACACTTCTGGAGAATTGAGCCTGCACACAGATTACCCTGCTCTGCACCATCCACCTgga GTTCAGTTCCTGCACTGTGTCCGTCAGGCTGATCAGGGCGGAGAGAGTGAAGTGGTTGATGGGTTTCACATGGCGGAGCAGCTCCGCAGGGAGGACCCTGAGGCGTTTAACATCCTCTCCTCGCTCAGGGTGGATTTCACAGACAGCGGTGCTGACTACTGTGCCTTCAGCGTGCAGTCCAAAAACCACATCATCGA TGTGGACTCTGAGGGTCGGGTGACGAGGATCAACTATAACAACGCCACACGAGACTCAGTGCTGGATATGCCTGTGCATCAGGTTCAGCCTTTCTACTCGTCTCTAAAGGCCTTCGTGGAGCTGCTCAGCAGACCTGAAAATGTGTTCACGTACAGAATGGAACCAG GTGACTTGGTGACTTTTGATAACTGGCGTCTGTTGCATGGCCGAAAGAGCTACCTGTCACGAGGCCAGAACTCAAGACATCTTGAAGGAGCATATCTGGACTGGGATGAGGTCATGTCCCGTCTCAGGATCCTCCGGAAAGCTGTCCGTGGAGATAGCTAG
- the LOC127961061 gene encoding fin bud initiation factor-like — MAMMASPLFLLIVCLLSLRVGEAFFAGPLHPEMSNGTFHHYFVPDGNYEENDDPEKCQMLFKMTDNRKCTLDEDQDSVIRDDFIIIKRHIEDAARVLEGIGKSISFDLDGEDSYGKYLRRETTQISEAFSNSEKSLLELEVKFKQSQETELKEEHKINDDFLDMIVHTRDVLKETLDISLGLKDKHELLSLIIRSHGTRLSRLKNEYMKV, encoded by the coding sequence ATGGCTATGATGGCTTCCCCTCTGTTCCTACTGATAGTCTGTCTGCTCTCGTTGCGAGTCGGAGAGGCTTTCTTTGCGGGACCCCTGCACCCAGAGATGTCCAACGGCACCTTTCATCATTATTTCGTGCCGGATGGCAACTACGAAGAAAACGACGATCCCGAGAAATGTCAGATGCTGTTCAAAATGACCGACAATCGCAAATGCACCCTGGACGAGGACCAGGACTCGGTGATCCGGGACGATTTTATCATCATCAAGCGGCACATCGAGGACGCGGCGAGGGTGCTGGAGGGCATCGGGAAGAGCATCTCCTTCGACCTGGACGGAGAGGACAGCTACGGGAAATACCTGAGACGGGAGACGACCCAGATCAGCGAGGCGTTTTCTAACTCTGAGAAGTCTCTTCTGGAGCTGGAGGTGAAATTCAAACAGAGCCAGGAAACTGAGCTGAAAGAGGAGCACAAGATCAACGACGACTTCCTCGACATGATCGTGCACACGCGCGACGTCTTGAAGGAGACTCTGGACATCTCGCTGGGACTGAAGGACAAGCACGAGCTGCTGTCGCTCATCATCCGGAGTCACGGGACCCGGTTGAGCCGTCTGAAGAACGAGTACATGAAGGTGTAG